A DNA window from Helianthus annuus cultivar XRQ/B chromosome 15, HanXRQr2.0-SUNRISE, whole genome shotgun sequence contains the following coding sequences:
- the LOC110911886 gene encoding glutamine synthetase nodule isozyme yields the protein MALLNDLINLNLTDSTNKIIAEYIWIGGSGMDLRSKARTLPGPVSDPKKLPKWNYDGSSTGQAPGEDSEVILYPQAIFKDPFRGGNNILVICDAYTPAGEPIPTNKRHAAAKIFSHPEVEKEVPWYGIEQEYTLLQKDINWPLGWPQGGFPGPQGPYYCGIGADKAFGRDIVDAHYKACLYAGINISGINGEVMPGQWEFQVGPSVGISAGDEIWAARYILERITEIAGVVVSFDPKPIPGDWNGAGAHTNYSTKSMREEGGYEIIKKAIEKLGLRHSEHIAAYGEGNERRLTGRHETANINTFKWGVANRGASIRVGRDTEKEGKGYFEDRRPASNMDPYVVTSMIAETTILL from the exons ATGGCTTTGCTCAATGATCTCATCAATCTCAACCTCACAGATTCCACCAACAAAATCATTGCTGAATACATATG GATTGGTGGATCTGGTATGGACCTTAGAAGCAAAGCAAGA ACTCTTCCTGGACCAGTGAGTGACCCCAAGAAGCTGCCAAAATGGAACTATGATGGTTCGAGCACGGGTCAAGCCCCTGGCGAGGACAGCGAAGTGATCCTCTA TCCTCAAGCTATTTTCAAGGACCCATTCAGAGGTGGAAACAACATCTTG GTGATCTGTGATGCTTACACTCCAGCCGGTGAGCCGATCCCAACGAACAAGCGCCACGCTGCTGCCAAAATCTTCAGCCACCCTGAAGTCGAAAAGGAAGTTCCATG GTACGGTATCGAGCAGGAATATACCTTGTTGCAGAAGGACATCAACTGGCCCTTGGGCTGGCCTCAAGGAGGGTTCCCTGGGCCTCAA GGACCGTATTATTGCGGTATCGGTGCTGATAAGGCGTTTGGACGCGATATAGTTGATGCACACTACAAAGCTTGTTTGTATGCTGGTATTAACATTAGTGGCATCAATGGTGAGGTCATGCCGGGCCAG TGGGAGTTTCAAGTCGGGCCGTCAGTTGGTATATCTGCTGGTGATGAGATTTGGGCTGCGCGATACATTCTGGAG AGGATAACTGAGATCGCTGGAGTCGTCGTCTCATTCGACCCGAAGCCTATTCCG GGAGATTGGAATGGTGCTGGAGCACACACAAACTACAG CACGAAATCGATGAGAGAAGAGGGTGGATACGAGATCATAAAGAAGGCTATCGAAAAGTTGGGTTTGAGGCACTCTGAACACATTGCTGCGTACGGGGAAGGCAATGAACGTCGGCTGACGGGCCGCCATGAGACCGCCAACATCAACACTTTCAAATGG GGGGTGGCGAATCGTGGTGCATCCATTCGTGTCGGGAGAGATACAGAGAAAGAAGGAAAGGGCTACTTTGAGGATCGTAGGCCCGCTTCGAACATGGACCCGTACGTTGTTACATCGATGATTGCGGAGACCACAATCTTGTTGTGA
- the LOC110909769 gene encoding centromere protein V produces the protein MSESMVVHHGGCHCKRVRWRAQSPPNVVAWWCNCSDCTMRQNTHFVVPFDRFELLGDSEKFVTTYTFGTHSAKHTFCKVCGITSFYTTRSNSGIAITYRCVNPGTLNHVEVKHYDGVNWEKSHNAEHE, from the coding sequence ATGTCGGAATCCATGGTGGTTCACCACGGCGGATGCCACTGTAAACGCGTGCGATGGCGCGCCCAATCACCACCCAACGTCGTCGCATGGTGGTGCAACTGCTCGGATTGTACCATGAGACAAAACACTCATTTTGTCGTTCCTTTCGACCGATTCGAGCTTCTCGGAGACTCCGAGAAGTTTGTCACCACCTACACTTTTGGCACTCATTCAGCAAAGCATACTTTTTGCAAGGTTTGTGGGATAACATCCTTTTATACAACGCGGTCCAACAGCGGAATCGCGATTACGTATCGGTGTGTCAATCCGGGGACGTTGAATCATGTGGAGGTGAAGCATTATGATGGGGTGAATTGGGAGAAGTCACATAATGCAGAACATGAATGA